A single region of the Halorhabdus rudnickae genome encodes:
- a CDS encoding Lrp/AsnC family transcriptional regulator yields MTQIEIDDTDREILRLLAENARRPYSTIAEAVNLSASSVSERVRRLEKDGIIRRFTVDLDLTQYENRIQVMVRFQTKLDKAESLREAVIKTPYVEHVYTTAEGEIVAVATPPRAIIGNWLQESIPMSDVQRYDVQLLSSTTRSAYSNATELPQR; encoded by the coding sequence ATGACTCAAATAGAAATTGACGACACGGACCGTGAAATCCTCCGCCTCTTAGCGGAAAACGCACGACGGCCGTACAGCACCATCGCTGAGGCAGTAAATCTCTCAGCATCGTCCGTTTCGGAACGCGTCCGTCGACTGGAGAAAGATGGCATCATACGTAGATTCACCGTTGACCTTGACCTCACACAGTACGAAAATCGGATACAGGTCATGGTTCGTTTCCAAACTAAACTCGATAAAGCGGAGTCACTTCGAGAAGCAGTCATCAAGACACCATACGTCGAACACGTATACACGACAGCTGAGGGCGAGATCGTTGCCGTTGCGACGCCACCGCGTGCTATTATTGGAAACTGGCTGCAAGAAAGTATCCCAATGAGTGATGTGCAGCGGTATGATGTCCAATTGCTGTCGAGCACCACCCGCTCAGCCTATTCCAACGCTACTGAACTACCACAGCGTTGA